In Acidobacteriota bacterium, one genomic interval encodes:
- a CDS encoding ChbG/HpnK family deacetylase — MKRRAFLRNAVAALPAMNLLNQTGAKRIRLITRGDDLGCARSLNRAVQECCKKGILKNVSVLAASPYVEEAAKMLAKEKGICFGLHTDLTSEWDNVKWGPVAGREKVPSLVDGKGYLYQTNDGVRANANADDALVELQAQLDKARKLGFDIRYADTHMVTVNVVPGLPEKFGEWCRKNRLIDTRRIGGRLKLPATSPVDRKHPGDYVADVMNALKTAADGEYLIVGHLAYDDAEIRNLGHPGYPGTAVSHNLNWERLAYVDPRMLKFVHENGVQPIRYDETEAAHEQMKQFSM, encoded by the coding sequence ATGAAACGACGAGCCTTTTTGCGAAACGCTGTGGCTGCGCTGCCTGCAATGAATTTGCTGAATCAAACCGGCGCAAAACGGATTCGACTGATCACGCGCGGAGACGATCTGGGTTGCGCGCGCAGCCTCAATCGAGCCGTGCAGGAATGTTGCAAAAAAGGAATCCTGAAAAATGTGTCGGTGCTGGCGGCTTCGCCATACGTCGAAGAAGCTGCGAAAATGCTGGCTAAAGAAAAGGGAATTTGCTTCGGGCTGCACACCGATCTGACTTCGGAATGGGACAACGTCAAATGGGGGCCGGTCGCCGGGCGGGAAAAAGTTCCGTCGCTCGTGGATGGCAAAGGCTACCTGTACCAAACCAACGACGGCGTACGCGCCAACGCCAACGCCGATGACGCCTTGGTCGAACTGCAGGCGCAACTGGACAAAGCGCGCAAGCTGGGTTTCGACATTCGTTACGCGGACACGCACATGGTAACCGTCAATGTCGTACCGGGCTTGCCGGAAAAGTTTGGTGAATGGTGTCGCAAAAATCGTTTGATTGATACGCGCCGAATCGGCGGGCGATTGAAGCTGCCAGCGACCAGCCCCGTAGATCGCAAACATCCGGGCGATTATGTCGCCGATGTGATGAACGCATTGAAAACCGCTGCGGATGGCGAATACCTGATCGTAGGCCATCTGGCGTACGACGATGCGGAAATTCGCAATCTTGGACATCCGGGCTATCCGGGAACGGCCGTTTCGCACAATTTGAACTGGGAGCGGCTGGCGTATGTTGATCCGCGAATGCTCAAATTCGTGCACGAAAATGGCGTCCAGCCGATTCGTTACGATGAAACCGAAGCTGCACACGAACAAATGAAACAGTTTTCGATGTAA
- a CDS encoding serine hydrolase, with amino-acid sequence MSVKHRFLFVAVFLLMAVSGSTAQDKATPAALRVKDSKEQIVKRLDAAIPRLLEDGLVPGLSIALLQKGELVWHKGYGVKNVQTKEPVADNTAFEAASLSKPVFAYAVLKLVDAGKLDLDTPLTKYLPGNYDVGDDARINQITARHVLSHRPGFPNWRRPNNPLTIHFTPGERFSYSGEGFVYLSKVVEKITGESFNDFMKRSVFVPLGMNNSSYVWQANYETQQAFSHSSLGQPTGVNKSTQSNAAASLRTTAEDYGKFLAAVVKGKGLKNATWRQMFTPQIYVSESGTNNIGKAPEKLSTSIAWGLGWGLQTTADGLAFWHWGDNGNTKAFVVVYDKQQFGMVVFTDGANGLTIVPELVSEAIGGEQPALSWLKYGSYKSPARALLKTILAKGAAAALGEYRQTRKGRPESEVLNEAQMNRLGYDLLGAQRAKDAIEIFKQNVEDYPQSSNVYDSLGEAYANDGQTELAIKNYQRSLELDPKNENAVGALKKLQGKQ; translated from the coding sequence ATGTCTGTGAAACATCGCTTTCTGTTTGTCGCCGTTTTCTTGTTGATGGCGGTTAGCGGGTCAACGGCGCAAGACAAGGCTACGCCGGCTGCTTTGCGCGTGAAGGACAGCAAAGAGCAAATCGTCAAACGGCTGGATGCCGCCATTCCTCGCTTGCTGGAAGATGGCCTGGTTCCGGGGCTTTCGATTGCGCTGCTTCAAAAAGGCGAACTCGTCTGGCACAAAGGCTACGGGGTGAAGAACGTCCAGACAAAAGAACCGGTCGCCGACAACACGGCGTTTGAAGCCGCCAGTTTGAGCAAACCTGTCTTCGCCTACGCCGTGTTGAAGTTGGTGGATGCGGGCAAGCTCGATCTGGACACGCCGCTGACCAAATACCTGCCCGGCAATTACGATGTCGGCGACGATGCGCGCATCAATCAGATCACCGCACGTCACGTGCTCAGCCATAGGCCAGGCTTTCCCAACTGGCGACGCCCGAATAATCCGCTGACGATCCACTTCACGCCCGGCGAACGATTCAGCTACTCCGGCGAAGGATTCGTGTACTTGTCCAAAGTTGTCGAAAAAATCACGGGCGAATCGTTCAACGATTTCATGAAGCGGTCAGTGTTTGTGCCACTGGGAATGAACAACAGCAGCTACGTTTGGCAGGCAAATTACGAAACGCAACAGGCATTCAGTCATAGTTCCTTAGGACAGCCAACCGGCGTGAATAAGTCCACGCAGTCCAATGCCGCCGCCAGTTTGCGCACCACCGCCGAAGATTACGGGAAGTTTTTGGCCGCCGTCGTCAAAGGCAAAGGGCTGAAGAACGCGACCTGGCGACAGATGTTCACGCCGCAAATTTACGTCAGCGAAAGCGGCACCAATAACATCGGCAAAGCGCCTGAAAAACTTTCGACTTCGATTGCCTGGGGACTTGGCTGGGGATTGCAAACCACTGCGGACGGACTGGCGTTCTGGCATTGGGGCGACAATGGCAATACAAAAGCTTTCGTGGTGGTTTACGACAAACAGCAGTTTGGAATGGTTGTTTTCACCGATGGCGCCAACGGCTTAACAATCGTTCCCGAACTGGTTTCCGAAGCCATTGGCGGCGAACAACCGGCGCTGTCCTGGTTGAAATACGGCAGCTACAAATCTCCCGCGAGGGCGTTGCTCAAAACCATTCTTGCCAAAGGCGCAGCCGCCGCTCTGGGCGAATACCGGCAAACGAGAAAAGGTCGCCCTGAAAGCGAAGTCCTGAATGAAGCGCAGATGAATCGGCTTGGGTACGATTTGCTGGGCGCTCAGCGGGCCAAAGACGCCATCGAAATCTTCAAACAAAACGTCGAAGATTATCCGCAATCATCTAACGTGTATGACAGTTTGGGCGAAGCCTATGCCAACGACGGCCAGACAGAACTGGCGATCAAGAATTATCAGCGTTCATTGGAATTAGATCCGAAAAATGAAAATGCCGTTGGAGCGCTGAAGAAGCTACAGGGAAAGCAATAA
- a CDS encoding ABC transporter permease, giving the protein MESFWKDLRHSIRSLSKKPGFTFIVVLTLALAIGANTAIFSVVNAALLKPLPYREPERLVHLWEATPQQNYPKREASYPDYQDWRLCDAFDGVAAYRGGGGFMLATPESTERIEGGFVSGNFFSVLGVTPLLGRTLTEADEKQGAERVALLSYGFWQRRFSGDANIVGKQIVLSGNSYQVIGVLPPEFQFAKRGSAEIWTTWQLSQSMMTRRFMHFVNVFARLKPGVNLEQAKAAMQPITAHIAQEYADSHAGTSIIVTPLHQEFVGNIKPLLVLLLVAVGFVLLIACSNVANLLLVRASGRQKEIAIRSALGASAWRLVRQLLTESLVLALAGGAIGLLLARWGVDGLISAIPDNLLNTMPYLRVVTIDGSALAFTAALSLAVSLLFGLVPALHASKADLQSVLKEGGKTSGASARQGLRNALVVAEVALALVLLVGAGLMLRSLWGLINVDPGFNPRNLLTFTFTLPPTAYDSNEKLIVARQQMLARLAAIPGVEGAATVNTLPLIGGNTTRFYPTNQPKPAPGDDIEANLRDVSANYFSVMGVRLISGRYFNEIDTANSQPVVIINQSLAKRAFPNQDAAGQNIMFTGDSAPVQIAGVVADEKITGLDAQNTSVVYYPYQQDSSVGTASSVVVRTTGDPMSMSNTVRRQLQSFEPGISIFFVRTMEQIAATSPATFARRYPAMLIGLFAVVALLLAAIGIYGVISYAVSQQTHEIGVRIALGARPANILGLVMKKGIGLTLIGISLGLIASFALTRLMADLLFGISATDPLTFAGIAVLLTAVALVACYVPAQRAMKVDPMVALRYE; this is encoded by the coding sequence ATGGAATCGTTTTGGAAAGATTTGCGACATTCGATCCGTTCGCTGAGCAAAAAGCCCGGCTTCACGTTTATCGTCGTGTTGACGCTGGCGCTGGCGATTGGCGCGAATACAGCGATTTTTTCGGTCGTCAATGCCGCGCTGCTCAAACCTTTGCCGTACCGCGAACCGGAACGGTTGGTGCATTTGTGGGAGGCGACGCCGCAGCAAAACTACCCCAAGCGCGAGGCCTCGTATCCGGATTATCAGGATTGGCGATTGTGCGACGCCTTTGACGGTGTGGCGGCGTATCGCGGCGGCGGTGGCTTTATGCTGGCGACGCCGGAAAGCACCGAACGCATTGAGGGCGGATTCGTGTCGGGCAATTTCTTTTCCGTGCTGGGCGTGACGCCGCTGTTGGGGCGCACTTTGACCGAAGCGGACGAAAAGCAGGGCGCAGAGCGAGTTGCGTTGTTGAGCTACGGATTCTGGCAGCGGCGATTTTCCGGCGATGCCAACATCGTCGGAAAACAGATTGTGCTCAGCGGAAATTCGTATCAGGTGATTGGCGTTCTCCCACCGGAATTTCAATTCGCCAAGCGGGGTTCGGCGGAGATTTGGACGACCTGGCAACTCAGCCAAAGCATGATGACGCGGCGGTTTATGCACTTTGTGAATGTCTTTGCGCGGTTGAAACCGGGTGTCAACCTGGAACAGGCCAAAGCCGCGATGCAGCCGATCACGGCGCACATCGCTCAGGAATATGCCGATTCTCACGCCGGAACGTCCATCATCGTTACGCCGCTTCACCAGGAATTTGTCGGCAACATCAAACCGCTGCTGGTGTTGTTGCTGGTTGCGGTCGGTTTTGTGTTGTTGATTGCGTGTTCCAACGTCGCCAACCTGTTGCTGGTACGCGCTTCGGGACGGCAAAAGGAAATCGCCATTCGTTCGGCGCTGGGGGCTTCCGCGTGGCGTTTGGTTCGACAACTGTTGACGGAAAGTCTGGTGCTGGCCTTGGCGGGCGGAGCCATCGGATTGTTGCTGGCTCGTTGGGGAGTTGACGGGTTGATTTCGGCAATCCCGGATAATTTGCTGAACACCATGCCGTATCTTCGCGTGGTGACAATTGATGGTTCCGCACTGGCGTTTACGGCGGCGCTGTCGTTGGCCGTCAGCTTATTGTTTGGGCTGGTCCCCGCGCTGCATGCGTCGAAAGCCGATTTGCAATCGGTGCTGAAAGAAGGTGGCAAGACGTCCGGGGCGTCGGCGCGCCAGGGATTGCGAAACGCGCTGGTAGTGGCCGAAGTGGCATTGGCGCTGGTGCTATTGGTCGGAGCCGGTTTGATGTTGCGCAGTTTGTGGGGATTGATCAACGTGGATCCGGGATTCAATCCGCGAAACCTGCTGACGTTCACTTTCACGTTGCCGCCCACGGCGTACGATTCAAATGAAAAATTGATTGTTGCGCGCCAACAAATGCTCGCGCGTTTGGCCGCGATTCCGGGCGTCGAAGGCGCTGCCACGGTCAATACTTTGCCGCTGATTGGCGGCAACACAACGCGGTTTTATCCAACGAACCAACCAAAACCCGCTCCCGGAGACGATATTGAAGCCAATTTGCGTGACGTCAGCGCAAATTATTTCAGCGTCATGGGTGTGCGGCTGATTTCTGGTCGGTACTTCAACGAAATTGATACGGCGAATTCCCAGCCCGTGGTGATCATCAACCAATCGCTGGCGAAACGCGCGTTTCCGAATCAGGATGCCGCCGGTCAAAACATCATGTTTACGGGTGACAGTGCGCCTGTGCAGATTGCCGGTGTAGTCGCGGATGAAAAGATCACGGGGTTGGATGCGCAAAACACTTCGGTTGTTTATTACCCATACCAACAAGATTCCTCGGTTGGCACCGCCAGCAGCGTTGTCGTTCGCACCACGGGCGATCCGATGAGCATGAGCAACACCGTCCGCCGCCAATTGCAATCTTTTGAACCGGGAATCTCCATCTTTTTCGTGCGAACGATGGAACAGATTGCCGCGACATCCCCTGCAACCTTTGCGCGCCGTTACCCGGCAATGCTGATTGGATTGTTCGCGGTGGTCGCGTTGTTGCTGGCGGCGATTGGAATTTACGGCGTGATTTCTTACGCCGTCAGCCAGCAAACGCACGAAATCGGTGTCCGCATTGCGTTGGGCGCGCGTCCGGCGAACATCCTGGGCTTGGTCATGAAGAAAGGCATTGGATTGACGTTGATCGGCATTTCGCTTGGATTGATCGCTTCCTTTGCGTTGACCCGATTGATGGCGGACTTGCTGTTTGGCATCAGTGCAACTGACCCGCTGACCTTTGCCGGAATTGCCGTGTTGTTGACTGCGGTTGCACTGGTGGCCTGTTACGTCCCGGCGCAGCGGGCAATGAAAGTGGATCCGATGGTGGCGCTTCGTTACGAATGA
- a CDS encoding methylated-DNA--[protein]-cysteine S-methyltransferase, translated as MTTYYTRIESPIEPLLLSTDGESLTSLTMVVQRHGPFFSEDWKRDDDAKPFAEARKQLAAYFAGELTKFDLPLAMRGTEFQKQVWRELQTIPFGVTISYGELAERVGNPNSSRAVGAANGRNPISIIVPCHRVIGANGKLTGYGGGMERKEWLLAHESKRR; from the coding sequence ATGACAACGTATTACACGCGAATCGAAAGCCCGATTGAACCGTTGCTGCTGTCTACGGATGGCGAATCGCTGACCAGTTTGACGATGGTCGTGCAACGCCACGGGCCGTTTTTCAGCGAGGATTGGAAGCGTGACGACGACGCCAAACCATTTGCCGAAGCGCGCAAACAATTGGCGGCGTATTTTGCCGGAGAGTTGACGAAATTCGATTTACCGCTGGCGATGCGCGGCACAGAGTTTCAAAAACAAGTTTGGCGGGAATTGCAGACCATTCCTTTCGGCGTAACCATCAGTTATGGCGAACTGGCGGAACGCGTCGGCAACCCGAACAGTTCGCGCGCAGTCGGCGCAGCCAACGGGCGCAATCCGATTTCGATTATCGTTCCCTGCCACCGCGTCATCGGCGCAAACGGCAAGCTGACCGGTTACGGTGGGGGGATGGAACGAAAGGAATGGTTACTGGCGCACGAAAGCAAACGGAGATGA
- the alkA gene encoding DNA-3-methyladenine glycosylase 2 yields the protein MVMDHKSYYQAVLTHDSRFDGVFFVGVSTTKIYCRTVCTVKTPRSENCNFFSTAAAAEQAGFRPCLRCRPELAPGNARVDAVSRLAASAINRIEDGSLTEKRLDEFAAEMGVTDRHLRRVIQSEFGVSPIELIQTQRLLLAKRLLTDTNLPITEIAFASGFASLRRFNALFKERYRLNPTELRKNRTTAATETLTCELAYRPPFDWQSMLGYLKARALRGVELIEGNRYLRTVALGKQTGWIAVEPVGEKSVLRVEVSASLAKALLPTLARVKQVFDLKADPQQIANQLGSLAYANPGLRVPGAFEGFEIAVRAILGQQVSVKSATTLAGRYVAAFGEAIETPFSALTNLSPNPERVAAAEVSELTALGIIGARAKSILALAEAVASKKVNLIPGGNLEQTMEQLKQLPGVGEWTAQYVAMRALAWPDAFPHTDLGVYKALGTNKPKRVLEIAETWRPWRAYAVMHLWKSLETTKEEEK from the coding sequence ATGGTTATGGATCACAAAAGTTATTACCAGGCTGTGTTGACGCACGATTCGCGATTTGATGGCGTGTTTTTCGTTGGCGTTTCGACAACAAAGATTTATTGCCGCACGGTTTGTACCGTCAAAACGCCGCGCAGCGAAAATTGTAATTTCTTTTCGACAGCGGCGGCTGCGGAACAAGCGGGCTTTCGACCTTGTTTGCGCTGTCGCCCGGAGCTTGCGCCGGGCAATGCGCGCGTGGACGCCGTCAGCAGGTTGGCGGCTTCGGCAATCAATCGCATCGAAGATGGTTCGCTGACCGAAAAACGCCTGGATGAGTTTGCCGCCGAAATGGGCGTGACGGACCGCCATTTGCGCCGCGTGATTCAATCCGAATTCGGCGTTTCGCCAATTGAGTTGATTCAAACGCAGCGGTTGTTGTTGGCAAAACGTTTGCTGACCGACACCAATTTGCCGATCACGGAAATCGCTTTTGCCAGCGGTTTTGCCAGTTTGCGGCGCTTTAACGCGCTGTTCAAAGAACGGTACCGGTTGAATCCGACGGAGTTGCGAAAGAATCGAACGACAGCGGCGACCGAGACGCTAACCTGTGAACTCGCTTATCGGCCTCCGTTCGATTGGCAATCAATGCTGGGGTATTTGAAAGCGCGCGCATTGCGCGGCGTGGAACTGATCGAGGGCAATCGGTATTTGCGAACGGTCGCGTTGGGAAAACAGACCGGCTGGATTGCCGTTGAACCAGTAGGCGAAAAATCTGTCTTGCGCGTCGAAGTTTCCGCTTCGCTGGCAAAAGCTCTACTGCCGACCTTGGCGCGCGTCAAACAGGTGTTCGATCTGAAAGCCGATCCGCAGCAAATCGCCAACCAACTCGGTTCGCTGGCCTACGCGAATCCCGGTTTGCGCGTACCCGGAGCCTTTGAGGGATTTGAAATCGCCGTGCGAGCGATTTTGGGTCAACAAGTCAGCGTCAAATCAGCGACAACATTGGCTGGACGTTACGTCGCCGCATTCGGCGAAGCAATTGAAACTCCATTCTCTGCACTGACAAATTTATCGCCCAACCCTGAACGAGTCGCTGCTGCCGAAGTGTCGGAGCTGACCGCGCTGGGAATCATCGGGGCACGCGCAAAATCCATCCTCGCGCTGGCGGAAGCGGTCGCTTCGAAAAAGGTGAATCTGATACCCGGTGGCAACCTCGAACAAACAATGGAGCAGTTGAAACAACTTCCAGGCGTAGGCGAATGGACTGCGCAATACGTGGCGATGCGCGCATTGGCTTGGCCGGACGCGTTTCCGCACACTGACCTCGGCGTTTACAAAGCGCTCGGCACAAATAAACCCAAACGCGTTTTGGAAATCGCCGAAACCTGGAGACCGTGGCGCGCTTACGCCGTGATGCATCTTTGGAAGTCTTTGGAAACCACGAAGGAGGAGGAAAAATGA
- a CDS encoding ubiquinol-cytochrome c reductase iron-sulfur subunit produces the protein MSVHQTSSKDNNERRSFLGVLSGLIAAGITAVLGVNIGRFAVSPALSAGGVENWSDLGPIADIPEGKPTKRNVVVSQDAGWGKFQAQRAVWVIRNGEKVTVFTAVCPHLGCTVNAKEDAFFCACHDSKWDVAGKTEGGPTPRGLDALEYKVENDTLKIRYQDFKQGIPQKEVLG, from the coding sequence ATGTCGGTTCATCAAACATCATCAAAAGACAACAACGAACGTCGCTCTTTTCTAGGCGTTCTTTCCGGGCTGATTGCCGCTGGGATTACGGCTGTGCTTGGCGTCAACATCGGCCGGTTTGCCGTTTCCCCGGCCTTGTCGGCGGGCGGAGTCGAAAACTGGTCTGATCTGGGGCCGATTGCCGATATTCCAGAAGGCAAGCCGACTAAACGTAACGTCGTAGTCTCTCAGGACGCGGGGTGGGGCAAATTCCAGGCGCAACGAGCCGTTTGGGTGATTCGCAACGGTGAAAAGGTCACCGTGTTTACCGCCGTTTGCCCGCATCTGGGATGCACGGTCAACGCGAAAGAAGACGCTTTCTTTTGCGCCTGTCACGACAGCAAATGGGATGTTGCTGGTAAAACAGAAGGCGGCCCGACGCCGCGCGGGTTGGACGCGTTGGAATACAAAGTCGAAAACGATACGTTGAAAATTCGCTATCAGGATTTCAAACAGGGCATTCCGCAAAAGGAGGTCTTGGGCTGA
- a CDS encoding cytochrome b N-terminal domain-containing protein, with the protein MGEKSKVDQLVDWVDERTGVKGLMDEALNEPIRGGARWSYVFGSVLLFLFAIQVVTGIVMTLYYVPTADHAHASVAYIQKVVPGGAILRGIHHYGSSAMVIVAVLHLAQTFLYGAYKQKRELVWVVGVVMLLIVLGFGFTGYLLTWDQAAYFGTKVGTSIAGEIPVVGHLQQRIMLGGTELTTVTLSRFFTTHVFLLPLLLALLAGLHVMLFRKAGPAGPYHSLDDKKIDRFFPKQAFFDSVAMLVVFLALVYLAMKMPAELGPVADPSSDYLARPPWYFMPLFQLLKWFPGGWAIIPTTVLPVVVFGLLFLLPFLDRKVERNPFKRPLASLVLLLTIFGSVGLIFLAKYQDRNNPEFAEKLKKQDEETEAFFKTPFEPQLVGATTAMVAAGGGGGAVPPAYVEHCADCHGASGQGDPDLGPKLAGLSAKPQRTQEDLLKILDDARAYGLKKPMPPSFPDLSEADKKAIVEWMLKLK; encoded by the coding sequence ATGGGCGAAAAATCCAAAGTTGACCAGCTTGTTGATTGGGTTGATGAACGCACGGGCGTGAAAGGTTTGATGGACGAAGCCCTGAACGAACCGATTCGGGGCGGCGCTCGATGGTCATACGTGTTTGGCAGTGTGCTGCTGTTTCTGTTTGCGATTCAGGTGGTGACCGGAATCGTCATGACCTTGTATTACGTGCCGACCGCAGACCACGCGCACGCCAGCGTTGCCTACATTCAAAAAGTCGTACCCGGCGGAGCCATTCTGCGCGGCATTCACCATTACGGTTCCAGCGCGATGGTGATTGTGGCGGTGCTTCATTTGGCGCAAACCTTTCTATACGGCGCGTACAAACAGAAACGCGAACTGGTTTGGGTAGTCGGCGTCGTCATGTTGTTGATCGTTCTTGGCTTTGGCTTTACGGGATATTTGCTGACCTGGGATCAGGCGGCGTATTTCGGCACAAAAGTCGGAACGTCCATTGCCGGGGAAATACCCGTCGTTGGCCATTTGCAGCAGAGAATTATGCTGGGCGGCACGGAATTGACGACGGTGACGCTGTCACGGTTTTTCACCACGCACGTATTTTTGTTGCCGCTGTTGTTGGCGTTGCTGGCCGGATTGCACGTGATGCTGTTCCGCAAAGCCGGTCCAGCCGGGCCGTATCACAGTCTGGATGACAAAAAAATTGATCGCTTTTTTCCGAAACAGGCGTTCTTTGATTCCGTGGCAATGCTGGTTGTTTTTCTCGCGTTGGTTTATCTGGCGATGAAAATGCCTGCCGAACTCGGGCCGGTTGCCGATCCAAGCTCGGATTATCTGGCGCGCCCGCCGTGGTATTTCATGCCGTTATTCCAATTGTTGAAATGGTTTCCCGGCGGATGGGCGATCATCCCCACGACGGTTTTGCCCGTAGTGGTGTTCGGACTCCTGTTTCTGCTGCCGTTTCTGGATCGCAAAGTGGAGCGAAATCCGTTCAAACGTCCGCTGGCGAGTCTGGTGTTGTTGCTGACTATTTTCGGATCTGTCGGATTGATCTTTCTGGCGAAATATCAGGACAGAAACAATCCCGAATTTGCCGAAAAGTTAAAGAAGCAGGACGAAGAAACGGAAGCGTTCTTCAAAACGCCGTTTGAGCCGCAACTCGTCGGAGCGACAACGGCTATGGTCGCGGCTGGTGGCGGTGGCGGTGCAGTTCCACCAGCGTATGTCGAACATTGTGCGGATTGCCACGGAGCCAGTGGACAGGGCGATCCTGATTTGGGTCCGAAATTGGCCGGTTTATCTGCCAAACCGCAACGCACGCAGGAAGATTTGCTGAAGATTCTGGACGATGCGCGGGCGTATGGGTTGAAGAAACCGATGCCGCCCAGCTTTCCTGACCTTTCCGAAGCCGACAAGAAAGCAATTGTCGAATGGATGCTGAAATTGAAATAA
- a CDS encoding c-type cytochrome — translation MNKVKLTIITTTLAAALIALSVGGFATTTPVVFQDGAAIFNEKCAKCHGADGKGVDKFKKQGVKDITNDAWQKANTDAKIIAVINKGKGEFMPAWKGKLKPAEVKAVVKHIRSLKK, via the coding sequence ATGAACAAAGTGAAATTGACGATTATCACGACGACTCTGGCGGCGGCGCTGATTGCGCTGTCTGTGGGAGGTTTTGCAACTACAACGCCCGTCGTCTTTCAGGACGGCGCGGCAATCTTTAATGAAAAATGCGCCAAATGCCACGGAGCCGACGGCAAAGGCGTTGATAAATTCAAAAAGCAAGGCGTCAAGGACATCACCAACGACGCCTGGCAGAAAGCGAACACCGACGCGAAAATCATCGCCGTCATTAACAAGGGCAAAGGTGAGTTCATGCCCGCCTGGAAAGGCAAACTGAAACCGGCGGAAGTCAAAGCCGTGGTCAAACACATCCGCAGCTTGAAGAAATAA
- a CDS encoding amidohydrolase family protein, whose protein sequence is MNKTISRRNFLATTVTALTVEAFAQPKEPVIDIHQHTHYWGRSDEDLIRHQRALGVTKTVLLPAGSKFGLEADCYGNDSVVALAKQFPNEFVFFANEVADLPEARTVIEKYLKAGAIGIGEQKFFVDCDSKPIELIASIAKDYNVPVLMHFQHGKYNTNYERFHHVLKKFPKVNFIGHAQTFWGNIDRNHDQTVLYPKGKLTPGGLTDRWLSDFPNFYGDLSAGSGLNALSRDEDFTKDFFRRHQNKLMYGSDCQDETTRDTRCSGIKCLETVRRLAPTRKIERKLLYENARRVLKIK, encoded by the coding sequence ATGAACAAAACTATTTCCCGCCGAAATTTCCTGGCAACGACTGTCACGGCGTTGACCGTAGAAGCATTCGCTCAACCCAAAGAACCCGTCATAGACATTCACCAGCACACACATTACTGGGGGCGCAGCGATGAAGATTTGATTCGCCATCAACGCGCGCTGGGCGTAACCAAAACCGTGCTGCTGCCCGCCGGATCAAAATTCGGACTGGAAGCGGATTGTTACGGCAACGATTCGGTCGTCGCACTTGCCAAACAGTTTCCGAATGAATTCGTCTTTTTCGCCAACGAGGTCGCCGATTTGCCGGAAGCGCGCACCGTCATCGAAAAATACCTGAAAGCCGGAGCCATCGGCATCGGCGAGCAGAAGTTTTTCGTGGATTGCGATTCCAAACCCATCGAGCTGATCGCTTCGATTGCCAAGGATTACAACGTGCCGGTACTGATGCATTTCCAGCACGGCAAATACAACACCAACTACGAACGCTTTCACCATGTGCTGAAAAAATTTCCAAAGGTGAATTTCATCGGCCACGCGCAAACATTCTGGGGAAACATTGATCGCAACCATGATCAAACGGTTTTGTATCCAAAAGGCAAATTGACTCCGGGCGGATTAACCGATCGCTGGCTGAGCGATTTCCCGAATTTTTACGGCGACCTGTCAGCAGGTTCCGGGCTGAATGCGCTATCACGCGATGAAGACTTCACCAAAGACTTTTTCCGCCGCCATCAAAACAAACTGATGTACGGCAGCGATTGCCAGGACGAAACCACTAGAGACACGCGCTGCAGCGGCATCAAATGCCTGGAAACAGTTCGGCGGCTTGCGCCAACCAGGAAAATTGAGCGAAAACTGTTGTACGAAAATGCGCGGCGGGTGCTGAAGATCAAATAA
- a CDS encoding DoxX family protein produces the protein MELSKRQNLLSWILQIVVAVILLQTLFFKFTGAEESVYIFTKLGAEPWGRIGSGVIELIASVLLLTPRTIWLGALMGVGTACGAILSHLTMLGIRLTPVGDNGELFALAVAVLVCSTVVLLLHRRQIPIVGERLFGQTVQN, from the coding sequence ATGGAGCTGAGCAAGCGACAAAACCTTTTGAGCTGGATTCTGCAAATTGTCGTCGCTGTCATTCTGTTGCAAACATTGTTTTTCAAATTCACGGGTGCGGAAGAATCGGTTTACATCTTCACGAAGCTCGGCGCTGAACCGTGGGGGAGAATTGGTTCCGGCGTGATTGAGTTGATTGCTTCGGTTTTGTTGCTGACGCCGCGCACGATCTGGCTTGGGGCGTTGATGGGCGTGGGAACGGCTTGTGGCGCGATTTTGAGCCACCTGACCATGTTGGGCATCAGATTGACGCCGGTCGGCGACAATGGCGAATTGTTCGCGCTGGCAGTGGCGGTTCTGGTGTGCAGCACAGTGGTGTTATTGCTCCATCGCCGCCAGATTCCAATCGTCGGCGAGAGATTGTTCGGTCAAACAGTTCAGAATTGA